Within the Hermetia illucens chromosome 6, iHerIll2.2.curated.20191125, whole genome shotgun sequence genome, the region tgagccgaggtccgccaatatcgaaagctgtctggcttcctggtctacgccatcgcttaatcttaagcagggtctctCACGGCTTCATTTTATACCATTAATATTACCATTTTCGGGCTCCACCTTTCTCGTCCATACgaatcaagtgacccgcccaccgcagcttactaagccggattttattcacgaccaaatagtcgtggtatcgctcattcattttgtttttatatagGCTGCGGAATCATTCATCCTCATATAGGTGGACAAAAATTGTTAGGAAGATTCTTATATCATACGCGGCTAAGAAATCGGAagttctcttgctaagaacccaagtatacaaggaatacatgagataAGCAAGATCATGGTCTTATGCAGTAAGGAATTTgaccctataataataataacaggattacagaaccgtgtaggaggcaatgtggccagcattgcgctcgcccgagattattaccctgatttgactcaggtactcattcacagtcgaCTGAAtctcgatacaaattccactgccaccagtgagatttgaaccataaCCTTCCGGACGACAGCCttatgttctaaccactcagctatccggaaacactgtgagcctatggtgagacattaaGAGCGGAATACATTTTGTGAGGTGAAAGGGGCTCTGTTGGATGCCAATAATCCTGCGTGGATTCCACCGGCgtagccgttatcggttgtgattctcgaccctagacaggCGAAATTATAAACAATATCAAAGTTGTATGTTTATCGTTCTTAGTTGACCAGCGCGATTTGCTgttgtttatttcaattttggtgctgacgttaccaccatgtaaTTCGATTGGCCTTAATTAATATGCAACCCAAGTTATCGCACCAATGATGAAGGCCGGTTATACATTTCGCGTGGTTTTTCTCAATAATGTCAATATGGTCcacataggctagtagttgagtGAATTTGACgaggatggtgcctcccgcACTTACATCAGCACCACTGATGACTTTTTCCGGGGCTAGGATGAAAGGgatgcataatagggcatcccattgtcttagatcgttTTTCATGTTGAAAGTTCTCGGGACTGACCCTGCCATTTTTTTCTGGCCTCACACGTTGATCAGGGTTAGTATAATTGGTCTTATCGGTCATTCCTGTACGCcaccaaattttttaaaatttactaggACAGAGGAGGGAAACTGGATTTACTTTTATTGCTTAAACAATTATACTTACATATTCCTGTTTGCATCCTGTATTCGAGCACTCTTCAAATTTCCGAGTAGAAGCTGCTATTTCACTAGTCATTTCTTTAGTGTATTTGTTAGTCAGTTTTTGTAATTCGATCACGGCTTGCACTGCTGGACGGAGACATTGATAACCAGCAACTGCACTTGATGCGAGCTGAATCTGAAATTTCACCATAACCGACAAAACACAAATGTTTCCCACCGGGTCTAACTGGTTTTCCTTGAATATTTCCTGGGTCATATTGTCAATATTCTCTACATCACGCTCATAATTTATAGTTTCTGAGATAACGTAGGTTACAAATTGGTCCATCGCGCTCTGCATTGCCCGCACCTGGCTTTTAACTAGCCGTAAAATATGTTCCGTCAAATCTTTTACATTATCGATTAATTCCGCTATTGCATTTCTATTTCCCTTCAAAaaacgagaataataataataatgcaataACGATatataattttcttaaaatatataatttatgaTAACTAAAGTAGAGACAAATCGGAAAATATACCAGTTGGGCCTCAAATCAAATTGAAGCATACAGTATCTGTCCATCGAATCATGAACGATaaacttttttgagaaaattgactGTATCGCTGGGTTTTAGATTAtgaagaaaaatcaaaatatattatcaaattcatttgttttttcactaTTCCGGGTGGGATATCTGAAAAGAATTTGAACCGctttattctgtcgaaagtctggtcgatttttcaatattgttgggctttttgtttcttttctcgGGAAAATCGGGAAGTTAAGTTTAGAACAGTTTACACCTCGGTTTTTTATAGCAGCAAATAAACAGAAAATGGGTGTAAAAGGAGATATTGATGTACCCCTTTTTAAAGAAGGAATATCAAGCTAATTGACGTGATATAACATCATACACTAAGCAAGCGTTTATATGAAAACGGGTTGAAATGCAGGAGACCGGCTAAAAAGCCAAAGATAACAGAAGCGGTGCGCCAACGACAATTTTTATAAGTCCTCTTGGATCTGGATCTACTGCCTTGGCCTTGCCTCATtcccaaaagtactaatcgagccctttcatttgataccccacatggctattcAATgacaaaaattgtacacccccgttTACgtgcatggggacccccctcgAACTCAATGCAAAATAGCGTCACTGGCTATATGTAAACGGATTCATAAACATAatctcatcaaatttggtgacaattggttcagtcgtttccgaattaATTGGCTACGAGATACAGACAGCAACAAAAAGGGAGGATTGCTGTTCGAACTgtcgaaggaaaagaaggatcaCAACGATCTACAAAGTAACATCGAGGCTTCATTCGGCGCGCATGCAACCTTCCGCGTAAGTCGGCCAATGGTTACGATAAAGTACAAAGATCTTGACGAAATCAGTACCGAGGAAGAAATTTGTGCAGTGCTCTAACACCAATTGAAAATGGAGTACGTGCAGGAAGTGGACATCAAGAGACTGAGGAGAGCATATGGCAGAACACAAACAGGGACCCTAACCATGTTTGTAACATCAGCTACTAAACCTATGTCTGCGAGCAAAGCCCGAATCGGTTGGGTTGTGTGCAGGCTACCCGAACAAATTCCACTAGAGAAATGTTTTAAATGCCTCGGATTCGGACATATGGGGAAGGATTACATGAGCGCCACTGATACATCTAACCTGTGTAGAGGGAAAAATCATTAGGCGAAAGACTGCACTAAGACCACCAGGCGAcatatattactattgatacTATTGATATTActacccagaacaataaatcacctgaagaaaccagaaacaggcTGGTCAAGTGCACTTGATGAGGATGCATTTCTGGAAGTGttgcagtggaacaccgagtttGCTGAACCGGCCGTAGAAAAAGCTTTGCAGCGGTCCCAACAAATACACCAAACTTCCATACCAAGACGTGTACACTCCCGGAACCTGcaccctaactactggtggaacactggAATGcctgaaggccagaaggcgaagaaacacgccagagtatgaacaaaggtgactcgaatataaacaggcacgcaACAAGTTCCAGTAGGCGATCACGAAAActaaaaaattattgcttcaagcgacttTGTGATGAGGCAAACTCTGATCCATGGGGAAGTGCATACGAGTCGgttatgtcggcaataaaaggcaaaaggtcccaTCCTGCAATAGATTATTATGGgagatagttttgacattgtttccccaacatccggaaactaccttcccaatgataccaatgattGCCAAAGACATCCCTCCAGTAACCGCAGATGAAGTTCTGGACGCAGTGGAAAGGCCTCGTAATACCGCAGCCTCCATATTGATCGAATCGTCAACAAGGCGCCGAAACTAGCGATTAGAATGATAGCAAGCATGTTCGGAcaggtatttacagactgcctaaaagaagggtcttTCCCCGCAGAGTGGATAGTACAAAAGCTTGTATCGATCCTGAAGATAGGTAAGCCGATTGGTGAACCAACATTCTATGGAattatctgtcttctgaatacaaaaagcaaagtcctcgagcgagtaGTCTATAACCAAATATATCCAATAATTGATAGTGgtggtcagcggttgatgctatCAAAGCGACTTTTGAGCTAGGCAGAAAATTTACGACAAAGGGAAATACTGCGCATTGGTGACTCtggacatcaagaacgcgttcagtGTGCCAAATGGAGCCGTATTATCGAAGCGTTGATCGTGGCAAAAACGCAAAATATATATCTTCGAatacttccgacagcggaaggTACTTTATGATTCGGACGAAGGATCGATGTAAATGTATGATGCAAGAGCAGAAGTTCATCAGGAGTCTGTTCTAGGTCCTCGGCTATGGAACACGACAAAGTAGAGATCTATGCTCGCCAGGAACGGCTATGCAAATCCATTATTGTTTGCATGCAACTCAAGCAGGAATGATAAGGTACTTGATTTAGATGTCCTTAGTAACTCCTCCTTTGGGTTTGCATTgaattatatacatacatatattgactTCGTTACGGTAGGCATGCGTTTTAAGAATATATTATGAATCTGCGCGAATCAGGCCAAATAAGTCCTGCAGTCACTAAGGAGGGAGATCTACAAATTTAATTTTGTGGAAGTGGCCTAATATCGGTGTAGGAAAACATGTGCACGGACCCTACGGGTTTGGGAAGGCGTCCAGCTACAGCGGAGGGAGATACTGAAAGAAACACAATAGAGTGTTCTGTCGGCAGCGCAATCCAAACCATCATTTCTAAAATGTGCGGTCATGAAGAAGTTGCACTCAAAGACAACAGGACGTTTGACCTTTTACTAAAATCTCAACAAGTGGAACTTCCAAGTTTCGCTTTGTCGAACCTTTCCGCATAATCAATTCATTCCGCCTTTAGAGCTGAACTCAATCCCATTCGAGTTCGTCCGCCTTTGGTAACACAAACAATGCTGTTCATTCCATTAAGAAATAACAAGCGCTGGAACcatatattttgataaaaaagaGCTGAAAACCTACCCAAGCTGATTTCTGTAGTATAAATGCTGTGGAAGTCTGCAAAAGATAGTAACTGAGATTTGTAGGTTTCATGAAGATAAAAGTCAATTACTTACCTCCGAAGACTCGTTCAAAACAGACACCTTAAGAAAGTCAAATTATATACgtatatttattaaaattagAAAGACATTGTCAGACAACAGACAAAAATATACTTACTTTTTTGGTTACAGGAATGGACGATGTGGAAGGCTCAGCTGCATCTATTacctaaaaagaaaaatatcgcTTTAGCATTATAACATCTATCGAATATCAATTTCGGTCTTTTTACATCCATTTCAAATCAACAAGGAACAGTCCTGATATATGACGATGACCTTCTTCTGAGTTCATATTGGGACGAATTTAGTGTTATTTCTAAAAATGGAAACTTATCctgcatcatcaacggcgcaataagcgatatccggtctaggcctgccttaagaaggaactccagaactCAAGGGactctcaggggtcgttagcgacttttaacgggttgcttacgatacggggtgtgacgtccccgaggtgctcgACTAAGTAGTTCTGCcgcctagctggcagcatacctgcttcctaggtagtagcctcgagaaagcttctcggtgaagagcgaaccgcgaatgaccggtacacgtcgggacacactgggagtctccggagtcgTCGACAACTcgctgtcggcgtcgacggggtgatgtgagcgtagctctgccaaggtggtagttgcgacgtgtatgaggagccagccccttcgggaccctggtcgggaagtgtgcattgaaccggtgttagtagaccgcgttgccttgagcgagcgctgattcgtccgtgaattccaggatcagctaagcgtaggtcaggcctcagggaactggggtaggggctgtgtccccgagggtataccgttcctgactattgcagccCGCTCCCTCGCACACaatgcgctggttactttttcacggaaaatattcagaaacttataaaaaacaacgacgcaacaacaggcaaggaggaagagctgagtgcgtcaGCGAaagagggctgaaatacccgatgtgacaccggggcgcccaaataaagaggaagcctcatcaaatggcgcgactgaccgCGCGGAGATgtcaactccaataccttgcagtgcccctgttctggaagtaagctcagtaagaatcgctagtcctgagcagatggatttggacacaaatcgagtgaaagtgcattcgaccgtcctcgctagagctgaagaggaaaggctcatcagaaagggcgcagcagtggtgaaacgtatccggtcggcaacgtttcttcagaggaacgtcagcaaagacgtcaacaacgggctgatggaactggagaactactggaccgcattgaACGATTGTAGAgtagaaacagtcgcactccccgctgagaatgctgcttgcatcAAACGGACCGTAGATAGCCCTctacaaagtgaactggggaaaaagcggaaagaggacgatgtgcctgaaggaaactttatcgaagtagtctccagggcccaaaaaaaagagggcgaaaaaggaaaaaaagcaacaacggactccgtcgccagagacacgtctgcccaaaaacaaggaggctgccaaccaaaaaccAGGAGCGCAAAAAGCgaggaagcgaagaaggactagaccgtcggctctgctcattaagccgcaagacatttgcggaagtccttagtgaaatccgctgcaggatgaaacctgaagtggaagtccccgagcaatatgcgaggaaactctttaacagcgggagaatcaaaatcagatgggtagtatgcagggtacgaatgcggatagtccccaccaaatgCTACAGgtatctggactatggacacacatcagcagcttgcaagggtccagacaggaggacaacatgccggagatgtggccaagtgggtcatcaagggaaggcttgcaaggaaagcgagagttgtgttctctgcagggatcgtaaCGCGTCTGGTGATAGCgtcacacactgcgggctcgggacggtgtccgatcttcagggcggaattggacagggctagggtgcgaacgccatgatccgcattttgcaaattaacatgcaccggagtgcaaccgctcaccagttgccagcactgttcgctgcggaagtaaatgctgatataGTGccgattagcgagcaataccgaaacaaggacccgtcctcatggtatctcgacttatcgggcgcCACTGCCATCTGGTTTTGGGACaatgttcgacttcgtgttcttgccgaaggccgggtggactgatttgtctggatccggtgtttagggataacgttttttagcgtttacttgacgccgaatgagacgatgccggactttgggcgccggtttgatgctctggaggacgctgtttcgagcgcggagggacgaatcctggttggcggtgattttaatgccagggctattgaatggggcatgcttcagtcagactccagagggaaacggattcgggaaatggcggcgagaaccgggctcgtagttttaaacaccggatctagcagacttggcatattgatgcgacgggtaagcggatgcatGACTGCTTACAGTTTCAACTTTTCgctggaaaaaacggaagtggtcatcctgaccagaaggacaaccccgaccctgcgtcccataacgatcggcgagttgactatagagtcaaaaccagcgattaaatatcttggtttaatgctcgactcgaagatgagcttcttcgagcaaatcaaagcagcagcggacagggctgcaactggagtcgccgccttgagtcggctaatggcgaatgtcgggggccctatatcaactaggagacgtctcctcatgggagcaacgcagtccgttcttctccatggtgcggaggtatgggctgatgcccttgacaaggaggtgcatcgtaaacgcctcgctcaagtgcagaagcGGGCAGCTTTGTGAGtggtgtctgcttatcgcaccgtctccgaaccgactgtgatggtgattgcgtgAGTGATCCCGGTTGCCAtctttgccaaggagcgcaaaactatctatcgccgtaagggtgaaaacttaagagaagtggttgcccgtgaagaacgtcaacgcacccttagcgagtggcaactttgttggcaaaatgagccaaggggcaagtggactgcgcggcatatcgacaaattagacccatggttgaacagaacgcacggtgagattaattacttccttacccaacttctaagttggCACGGAGGtgacgttttctttttctaccatgttgCTATATAGATGTTGCATGCGTCCTTGTCGGAGCCTTAGTGGCGTAGTATCgcatattttctttattcacATTCTGTTAAAAATCGAAATTAGCTTCGTCCTTGAAAAGAACATTTTCGAAATCAATTAGGGAAGTGCAGGGAATTTCAATGGCCGCATCCGTGCAGGCTTTATATGAAGCGGGCACGTTTTCATATGAAGAAAACTAACCAACTCCCTATCCTAGCGTCAACGAAGCCCTTGTGGCTACCTTTAGGATTCATTTCTTTATATCTAATTGGTTTCATTTGAAAATAGGGGATTTGTTTTGGCCACGTTGTACCCCGGAAAAAGCGAAAGATGCAAAAGCGAAAGCGAAAGAAAAGTAACCTAAAGATGCGAACGGAACTGGTTTGATACCAACATTTGCGGACAGTAAAATGCTCCACACCACGACCTACTTCTATAATTTTTGTATGGAATAGGACCGTTCAATTGAGAGAAGATCATATAACAGAAGAGGTGCAGATTTCTCAATAAAGCTTATATTACTATGTAATTAGGAATACCTATTGGGCAGAGATCAAAGTGTAGTGTAGGGTGGACAAACAATAAAGCTAACCTAAGCTAGCCTTGTCCCAATAAAAGGCTGATGTCAACGTGTTGTTTttttagggtaggtgaatgcgtttccGTACAGAGTGCTGGGTTCCCGTAATGAGGACACTGCGTTAGACAGGCATCACCCGCGAAACTCCCCATATTTTCACTTGAACA harbors:
- the LOC119659678 gene encoding uncharacterized protein LOC119659678, coding for MKFYTSFIISVCMFSVIDAAEPSTSSIPVTKKVSVLNESSETSTAFILQKSAWGNRNAIAELIDNVKDLTEHILRLVKSQVRAMQSAMDQFVTYVISETINYERDVENIDNMTQEIFKENQLDPVGNICVLSVMVKFQIQLASSAVAGYQCLRPAVQAVIELQKLTNKYTKEMTSEIAASTRKFEECSNTGCKQEYIKEVDIASTKYSEKFQSLEGNILKSLAKARELYLSCRREAISAVTYGQDDSFNYIRSCPEWRSTVFSDKFNCFNSRFNK